Proteins encoded within one genomic window of Panicum virgatum strain AP13 chromosome 1N, P.virgatum_v5, whole genome shotgun sequence:
- the LOC120653311 gene encoding uncharacterized protein LOC120653311: MVVRMEEHLFYGSLKVYCIALDENYQGADNEVDGTPSPKISRSGQPIRYAPPTDYPLIGYDAPTLIDVAAGKKRKMTSTKKMIQKTPGSSNRTLTIASAPDADASAYASPPRSEDIATEDMDEDNVQEIAPQTSPIIQIQHLPSKRARTTASPIQQTSSIVQESPVIPQDVLPDPGVSTLPLISSSAPITNEVPRIQAAMEQSKRDLEAKRDRLIKELEHVNQETADVDNRLYQLPIALQQLEVEKQEQARQTYQLHKSIKTIPGSAEANVQEIQIADDIHLRAISVIQNALGPS; encoded by the exons ATGGTGGTCAGAATGGAAGAACATCTCTTCTACGGATCACTGAAGGTCTATTGCATTGCCTTGGATGAGAACTACCAAGGTGCTGATAATGAG GTTGATGGTACTCCATCTCCTAAAATCAGCAGAAGTGGACAACCGATCAGATATGCTCCACCAACTGACTACCCTCTCATCGGCTATGATGCACCAACCCTTATTGATGTTGCTGCTGGCAAGAAGCGAAAAATGACCAGCACCAAGAAAATGATTCAGAAAACCCCGGGCTCCTCCAACCGAACCCTGACCATTGCATCGGCACCAGATGCCGATGCTTCAGCATATGCCTCTCCTCCTCGTTCGGAAG ACATAGCTACCGAAGATATGGATGAAGATAACGTTCAGGAGATTGCCCCCCAAACATCTCCGATTATCCAG ATTCAGCATCTTCCTTCCAAGAGGGCCAGAACGACTGCTTCACCAATCCAG CAAACATCAAGCATTGTGCAAGAGTCGCCAGTTATCCCTCAAGATGTTCTTCCCGACCCTggtgtttccacattaccactcATATCTTCTTCTGCACCAATCACTAATGAAGTTCCACGAATTCAG GCAGCTATGGAGCAATCCAAAAGAGATCTAGAAGCCAAACGGGATCGCCTCATCAAGGAACTAGAACATGTAAACCAGGAAACTGCCGATGTGGACAACAGATTATACCAGCTTCCAATAGCTCTTCAGCAACTCGAAGTAGAGAAACAAGAACAAGCCCGGCAGACCTATCAACTCCACAAGAGCATCAAAACAATACCAGGGTCTGCCGAGGCCAACGTTCAAGAGATCCAGATTGCTGATGACATTCACTTGCGTGCGATCTCTGTAATCCAGAATGCCCTAGGACCCTCGTGA